Proteins encoded in a region of the Triticum dicoccoides isolate Atlit2015 ecotype Zavitan chromosome 3A, WEW_v2.0, whole genome shotgun sequence genome:
- the LOC119269035 gene encoding la-related protein 6A-like, protein MDGQASHPVAVAPESLPQPPPHLETEAEDDPVVVPDASDAASSEPSKVGALSTSPLIKAEDDPVVVPDSVELASSEASVVSAGGVVPPPPPSRPLDAEEDSLIVPDTSEAVPSEATNVGTGSVVPLLPSPPLEAEDDPLIVPVIDASSEASDVVTSGVVLTDELRDKIVKQVEYYFSDENLPTDEFMLKFVMKNKEGLGNVPLGVIASFRKMKKLVQDHSTIEAALRTSSKLVVSSNGKRVRRLHPLPCNELKDVKKRTVVMENLPLDFALESVQEKFGSVGKIMKITIHDPHAVGESAASKKPDFMLSNKVHAIVEYEAVEAAEKAVATLNDERNWRTGMRVILLAKRSVVGSGKNIQSSKENHGTCLRKNNEGQFSKEVQQSVSEKNGGADSGEVASDKENVNSDVNHEEVRQQQRANASGGRKGRYRSQGKGLSGQGHGSSPTIPGSDSANKPISGPRMPDGTRGFTMGRGRSLPLPKAEKAQKTEE, encoded by the exons ATGGACGGCCAGGCTTCACACCCCGTCGCCGTCGCACCCGAATCCCTGCCGCAGCCACCTCCGCAtctggagacggaggcggaggatgACCCCGTCGTCGTCCCCGACGCCTCCGATGCCGCTTCTTCGGAGCCTTCCAAGGTCGGCGCCCTTTCGACGTCGCCTCTTATTAAGGCGGAGGACGACCCGGTCGTCGTCCCCGACTCCGTCGAACTCGCTTCTTCGGAGGCCTCCGTGGTTAGCGCAGGTGGTGtagtgccgccgccaccgccgtcgcggCCTCTTGATGCGGAGGAGGATTCCCTCATCGTCCCCGACACTTCCGAGGCCGTTCCTTCGGAGGCCACCAATGTTGGCACAGGTAGCGTGGTGCCCCTGTTACCATCTCCACCTCTTGAGGCGGAGGACGACCCCCTCATCGTCCCCGTTATTGATGCCTCTTCGGAGGCCTCCGACGTGGTTACCTCTGGTGTCGTGCTTACGGACGAGCTCCGTGACAAGATAGTTAAACAG GTGGAGTACTACTTCAGTGATGAGAATCTTCCCACAGATGAGTTTATGTTGAAATTTGTGATGAAGAACAAGGAGGGCCTTGGTAATG TTCCGCTTGGAGTTATTGCATCATTCAGGAAAATGAAGAAACTTGTTCAGGACCACTCGACAATTGAAGCTGCCCTTAGGACATCATCCAAGCTG GTTGTGAGCTCTAATGGGAAAAGGGTCAGAAGGTTACATCCCTTACCATGCAATGAATTGAAAGACGTGAAG AAAAGGACTGTTGTGATGGAAAATCTACCTCTGGATTTCGCCCTGGAGAGTGTACAGGAGAAATTTGGATCAGTTGGCAA GATTATGAAGATAACCATCCATGATCCACATGCAGTTGGTGAATCTGCAGCATCGAAGAAGCCTGACTTCATGTTGAGTAATAAG GTACATGCCATTGTTGAGTATGAAGCAGTGGAGGCAGCTGAGAAGGCT GTGGCAACCTTAAACGATGAGAGGAACTGGAGAACTGGGATGAGAGTCATACTCCTGGCTAAACGAAGTGTAGTGGGATCAGGAAAGAATATCCAGTCTTCAAAAGAAAATCATGGCACATGTTTGAGAAAGAACAACGAGGGCCAGTTTTCAAAAGAAGTACAGCAGTCGGTATCAGAAAAAAATGGTGGTGCTGATTCAGGAGAGGTTGCTTCAGATAAGGAGAATGTGAACTCTGATGTTAACCATGAG GAAGTGCGCCAACAACAAAGGGCAAATGCTAGCGGTGGTCGAAAAGGCAGATACAGAAGCCAAGGAAAAGGTCTGAGTGGACAAG GGCATGGCTCATCCCCTACTATTCCTGGTTCTGACTCTGCAAACAAGCCTATTTCTGGGCCAAGAATGCCGGATGGAACAAGGGGCTTCACAATGGGGCGCGGGAGATCGCTTCCACTTCCGAAAGCCGAGAAGGCCCAGAAGACTGAGGAATAG